In the Streptomyces sp. f51 genome, one interval contains:
- the glmS gene encoding glutamine--fructose-6-phosphate transaminase (isomerizing): MCGIVGYIGRRDVTPLLLEGLQRLEYRGYDSAGIVVTSPKSAGLKMVKAKGRVRDLEAKVPKRFAGTTGIAHTRWATHGAPSDVNAHPHMSADNKVAVVHNGIIDNASDLRKKLEADGVEFLSETDTEVLTHLVARSQHEKLEDKVREAVRVIEGTYGIAVMHADFPDRIVVARNGSPVVLGIGEKEMFVASDIAALVTHTRQIVTLDDGEMATLKADDFRTYTTEGTRTTSEPTTVEWEAASYDMGGHDTYMHKEIHEQVEAVDRVLRGRIDDRFSTVHLGGLNLDARDARAVRRVKILGCGTSYHAGMIGAQMIEELARIPADAEPASEFRYRNAVVDPDTLYIAVSQSGETYDVLAAVQELKRKGARVLGVVNVVGSAIAREADGGMYVHAGPEVCVVSTKCFTNTTVAFALLALHLGRTRDLSVRDGKRIIEGLRRLPAQIAEILEQEDEIKKLAEQYAEARSMLFIGRVRGYPVAREASLKLKEVSYIHAEAYPASELKHGPLALIEPALPTVAIVPDDDLLEKNRAALEEIKARSGQILAVAHRHQEKADQTIVVPKNEDELDPILMGIPLQLLAYHTALALGRDIDKPRNLAKSVTVE, encoded by the coding sequence ATGTGTGGAATCGTCGGATACATCGGCAGGCGTGATGTGACCCCGCTGCTCCTCGAAGGCCTTCAGCGCCTGGAGTACCGCGGCTACGACTCGGCGGGCATAGTCGTGACCTCGCCCAAGTCGGCCGGCCTGAAGATGGTCAAGGCGAAGGGCCGCGTGCGCGACCTGGAGGCGAAGGTCCCCAAGCGTTTCGCCGGCACCACCGGCATCGCCCACACCCGCTGGGCCACGCACGGCGCCCCCTCCGACGTGAACGCGCACCCCCACATGTCGGCCGACAACAAGGTCGCGGTCGTCCACAACGGCATCATCGACAACGCCTCCGACCTGCGCAAGAAGCTCGAGGCCGACGGTGTCGAGTTCCTCTCGGAGACCGACACCGAGGTGCTGACCCACCTGGTGGCCCGTTCCCAGCACGAGAAGCTGGAGGACAAGGTCCGCGAGGCGGTGCGGGTCATAGAGGGCACCTACGGCATCGCGGTGATGCACGCCGACTTCCCCGACCGCATCGTGGTGGCCCGCAACGGCTCCCCCGTCGTGCTCGGTATCGGCGAGAAGGAGATGTTCGTCGCCTCGGACATCGCCGCCCTCGTCACCCACACCCGCCAGATAGTCACGCTGGACGACGGCGAGATGGCCACGCTCAAGGCCGACGACTTCCGGACGTACACCACCGAGGGCACCCGGACGACGTCCGAGCCGACCACCGTCGAGTGGGAGGCCGCGTCGTACGACATGGGCGGCCACGACACGTACATGCACAAGGAGATCCACGAGCAGGTCGAGGCCGTGGACCGCGTGCTGCGCGGCCGCATCGACGACCGGTTCTCGACCGTCCACCTCGGCGGCCTGAACCTGGACGCCCGTGACGCGCGTGCCGTGCGCCGCGTGAAGATCCTCGGCTGCGGCACCTCGTACCACGCGGGCATGATCGGCGCCCAGATGATCGAGGAGCTGGCCCGTATCCCCGCGGACGCCGAGCCGGCCTCCGAGTTCCGCTACCGCAACGCGGTCGTCGACCCCGACACCCTGTACATCGCGGTCTCCCAGTCCGGTGAGACCTACGACGTGCTGGCCGCCGTGCAGGAGCTCAAGCGCAAGGGCGCGAGGGTCCTCGGCGTGGTCAACGTCGTCGGCTCCGCCATCGCCCGCGAGGCGGACGGCGGCATGTACGTGCACGCCGGCCCCGAGGTCTGCGTCGTCTCGACGAAGTGCTTCACCAACACCACCGTCGCCTTCGCGCTCCTTGCCCTGCACCTCGGCCGCACCCGCGACCTGTCGGTCCGCGACGGCAAGCGGATCATCGAGGGCCTGCGCAGGCTGCCCGCCCAGATCGCCGAGATCCTGGAGCAGGAGGACGAGATCAAGAAGCTGGCCGAGCAGTACGCCGAGGCCCGCTCGATGCTCTTCATCGGCCGTGTCCGGGGCTACCCGGTGGCCCGTGAGGCCTCCCTGAAGCTCAAGGAGGTCTCGTACATCCACGCCGAGGCGTACCCGGCCTCCGAGCTCAAGCACGGTCCGCTGGCGCTCATCGAGCCGGCGCTGCCCACCGTGGCGATCGTCCCCGACGACGACCTGCTGGAGAAGAACCGCGCCGCCCTGGAGGAGATCAAGGCCCGCAGCGGCCAGATCCTCGCGGTCGCGCACCGGCACCAGGAGAAGGCCGACCAGACGATCGTCGTCCCGAAGAACGAGGACGAGCTGGACCCGATCCTCATGGGCATCCCGCTCCAGCTCCTCGCGTACCACACGGCGCTGGCGCTCGGCCGGGACATCGACAAGCCGCGCAACCTCGCCAAGTCGGTCACCGTCGAGTAG
- a CDS encoding GPR1/FUN34/YaaH family transporter, protein MDNDVSAGSTTTIVGRLALGVTLLAFGLGYTGLIDGVTAADAVSLAHYVGGVALFVAGLLAFRDRDTANGTAFTGLGALWFTWAVSAGSQVSDNAAGLFLLLFALVVLSLALAGGDTLGQGAYGLFFVSLLLLAVGRFADSGGLGKAGGWFAVAAGAVAWYAATAALAHWPTALPRRAAGRGVTATG, encoded by the coding sequence GTGGACAACGACGTCTCTGCGGGAAGCACCACCACGATCGTAGGAAGACTCGCGCTGGGTGTGACCCTGCTGGCTTTCGGCCTCGGGTACACCGGCCTGATCGACGGGGTGACGGCGGCTGACGCCGTGTCACTGGCCCATTACGTAGGCGGCGTAGCCCTCTTCGTCGCCGGTCTGCTCGCCTTCCGCGACCGTGACACGGCCAACGGAACGGCCTTCACCGGACTCGGCGCCCTCTGGTTCACCTGGGCCGTCTCGGCCGGGAGCCAGGTCTCCGACAACGCGGCGGGACTCTTCCTGCTGCTCTTCGCACTCGTCGTGCTCTCGCTCGCCCTCGCGGGCGGGGACACCCTCGGCCAGGGCGCCTACGGACTGTTCTTCGTCTCCCTGCTGCTTCTCGCCGTCGGCCGCTTCGCGGACAGCGGCGGCCTGGGCAAGGCCGGCGGCTGGTTCGCCGTCGCGGCCGGCGCAGTCGCCTGGTACGCGGCGACCGCGGCCCTCGCCCACTGGCCCACCGCGCTTCCGCGACGCGCCGCCGGCCGGGGGGTGACGGCCACCGGCTGA
- a CDS encoding universal stress protein: protein MAGHEFFDPADRKRPLADPTAAEPLAAEEPRHSCDPAFKHGVVVGFDGSTSSERALAYAIGMAHRSGSGLIIVHVANRLPTTVWAGCEPPVFVDVPDHRTEVLGLELACAEYLSEVPWILVERGGDICHELEEVGREYEADAIVVGSTHGIVGRIFGSVAGRLAKRAKRPVIVIP from the coding sequence ATGGCCGGTCACGAATTCTTCGATCCCGCGGACCGCAAGCGCCCGCTCGCCGATCCCACGGCGGCCGAGCCCCTGGCGGCGGAAGAACCCCGCCACTCCTGCGATCCCGCCTTCAAGCACGGCGTCGTCGTCGGTTTCGACGGCTCGACGTCCAGCGAGCGCGCCCTCGCCTACGCGATCGGCATGGCCCACCGCTCGGGCTCCGGCCTGATCATCGTCCATGTCGCGAACCGGCTGCCCACCACGGTGTGGGCGGGCTGCGAGCCGCCCGTCTTCGTCGACGTCCCCGACCACCGCACCGAGGTGCTGGGCCTTGAACTCGCCTGCGCCGAGTACCTCTCCGAGGTGCCCTGGATCCTCGTCGAGCGCGGCGGCGACATCTGCCACGAACTCGAGGAAGTGGGCCGGGAGTACGAGGCGGACGCGATAGTCGTGGGCTCCACGCACGGCATCGTCGGGCGCATCTTCGGCTCGGTCGCGGGACGGCTCGCCAAGCGCGCCAAGCGCCCTGTCATCGTCATTCCCTGA
- a CDS encoding helix-turn-helix domain-containing protein yields MSHDSTAAPETAARKLSGRRRKEIVAVLLFSGGPIFESSIPLSVFGIDRQDAGVPRYRLLVCAGEEGPLRTTGGLELTAPHGLEAISRAGTVVVPAWRSITSPPPEEALDALRRAHEEGARIVGLCTGAFVLAAAGLLDGRPATTHWMYAPTLAKRYPSVHVDPRELFVDDGDVLTSAGTAAGIDLCLHIVRTDHGNEAAGALARRLVVPPRRSGGQERYLDRSLPEEIGADPLAEVVAWALEHLHEQFDVETLAARAYMSRRTFDRRFRSLTGSAPLQWLITQRVLQAQRLLETSDYSVDEVAGRCGFRSPVALRGHFRRQLGSSPAAYRAAYRARRPQTERSADPDGPSGPLGPPPSLHQEHSGPVPMQTRRTAAAGALGAAASLSAEAMRERAELYAAGRPSLPGQRSAP; encoded by the coding sequence ATGAGCCACGACTCCACTGCCGCGCCGGAAACCGCGGCCCGGAAGCTGTCCGGGCGACGCCGCAAGGAGATCGTCGCGGTGCTGCTGTTCAGCGGCGGCCCCATTTTCGAGAGTTCCATACCGCTGTCGGTGTTCGGGATTGACCGCCAGGACGCCGGCGTGCCGCGCTACCGCCTTTTGGTGTGTGCCGGCGAGGAAGGCCCGCTGCGGACCACAGGGGGCCTGGAACTCACAGCACCACATGGCCTGGAAGCGATCTCCAGGGCAGGCACGGTCGTCGTGCCCGCCTGGCGGTCGATCACCTCGCCACCACCGGAGGAGGCGCTCGACGCACTGCGCCGCGCCCACGAGGAAGGCGCCCGCATAGTCGGGCTGTGCACCGGCGCCTTCGTGCTCGCCGCGGCCGGCTTACTGGACGGCCGTCCGGCGACCACCCACTGGATGTACGCCCCGACGCTGGCCAAGCGCTATCCGTCGGTGCACGTCGATCCGCGTGAGCTCTTCGTGGACGACGGCGACGTACTGACATCGGCGGGTACGGCGGCCGGAATCGATCTCTGCCTGCACATCGTGCGGACGGACCACGGCAACGAGGCGGCCGGCGCGCTCGCCCGGCGTCTGGTGGTCCCGCCGCGGCGCAGCGGAGGCCAGGAGCGCTATCTCGACCGGTCGCTGCCGGAGGAGATCGGCGCCGACCCCCTCGCGGAGGTCGTCGCCTGGGCGCTGGAGCATCTCCACGAGCAGTTCGACGTCGAGACGCTGGCGGCTCGCGCCTACATGAGCCGCCGCACCTTCGACCGCCGGTTCCGCTCGCTCACCGGAAGCGCTCCGCTCCAGTGGCTGATCACGCAGCGCGTGCTTCAGGCGCAGCGGCTCCTGGAGACGTCCGACTACTCGGTGGACGAGGTCGCGGGCCGCTGCGGCTTCCGGTCGCCGGTCGCGCTGCGGGGCCACTTCCGGCGGCAGCTGGGTTCGTCCCCGGCTGCCTACCGGGCGGCGTACCGCGCCCGCAGGCCGCAGACCGAACGGTCCGCGGATCCGGACGGCCCGTCGGGCCCGCTCGGACCGCCGCCGTCACTGCACCAGGAGCACTCGGGCCCGGTCCCGATGCAGACCCGCCGCACGGCGGCGGCCGGCGCCCTGGGCGCTGCGGCGTCGCTCTCCGCGGAGGCGATGCGGGAACGGGCGGAGCTGTACGCGGCCGGCAGGCCGAGCCTGCCCGGACAGCGCAGCGCGCCGTAG
- the orn gene encoding oligoribonuclease: protein MNDRMVWIDCEMTGLSLSDDALIEVAALVTDSELNVLGEGVDIVIRPPDAALETMPDVVRQMHTASGLLEELAGGTTLADAEEQVLSYVREHVKEPGKAPLCGNSVGTDRGFLLRDMSTLESYLHYRIVDVSSVKELARRWYPRAYFNSPEKNGNHRALADIRESIAELRYYREAIFVPQPGPDSDTARTIAARHVLPVE from the coding sequence ATGAACGATCGCATGGTGTGGATCGACTGCGAGATGACCGGACTCTCGCTGTCGGATGACGCGCTCATCGAAGTGGCCGCGCTGGTCACCGACTCTGAGCTGAACGTGCTCGGCGAAGGGGTGGACATCGTGATCCGCCCGCCGGACGCCGCCCTGGAGACGATGCCGGACGTGGTGCGCCAGATGCACACGGCCTCCGGCCTGCTGGAGGAGCTCGCCGGGGGGACGACCCTGGCGGACGCCGAGGAGCAGGTCCTCTCCTATGTACGTGAGCACGTCAAGGAGCCGGGCAAGGCCCCGCTCTGCGGGAACTCCGTCGGTACGGACCGCGGCTTCCTGCTGCGCGACATGTCGACGCTGGAGAGCTACCTGCACTACCGGATCGTGGACGTCTCCTCCGTGAAGGAGCTGGCCCGCCGCTGGTATCCCCGGGCGTACTTCAACAGCCCGGAGAAGAACGGCAACCACCGCGCGCTGGCCGACATCCGCGAGTCCATCGCCGAGCTCCGCTACTACCGCGAGGCGATCTTCGTCCCGCAGCCGGGCCCCGACTCGGACACCGCCCGCACCATCGCGGCCAGGCACGTCCTGCCCGTCGAATAG